A window from Cellulomonas sp. C5510 encodes these proteins:
- a CDS encoding NADH:flavin oxidoreductase/NADH oxidase encodes MSLLMSPLTLRGTTFRNRVWLAPMCQYSAGPDGLPTDWHLAHLGARAVGGFGLVMAEATAVVPEGRISPQDVGIWGDEHVAAWRRVTDFVRSRGAVAGVQLAHAGRKASTYRGFGDGSGSVPESSGGWSTVAPSDLAFEGLAAPRELTADEVAAVPGQFAAATRRALAAGFDVVEVHAAHGYLLHQFLSPLSNQRTDVWGGDLAGRARLLLATVDAVRAELPDDSPLLVRVSATDWTEGGLTVDDTAQVAVWLREHGVDLVDVSTGGNVLARIPVGPGYQVPAARQIRETAGIATSAVGLLTTPEIAEQVLADGSADAVMLGRPALFDPHWPLRAAQALDGDRPVLEHAGDPAATVVPAGATGWPVQYARGSWG; translated from the coding sequence GTGAGCCTCCTGATGTCGCCCCTGACCCTGCGCGGGACCACGTTCCGCAACCGCGTCTGGCTGGCGCCCATGTGCCAGTACTCCGCCGGACCGGACGGCCTGCCCACCGACTGGCACCTCGCCCACCTGGGTGCCCGCGCCGTGGGGGGCTTCGGTCTCGTCATGGCCGAGGCGACGGCCGTCGTCCCCGAGGGGCGCATCTCGCCGCAGGACGTCGGCATCTGGGGCGACGAGCACGTAGCCGCCTGGCGGCGCGTCACCGACTTCGTCCGGAGCCGCGGGGCCGTCGCGGGCGTGCAGCTCGCCCACGCGGGTCGCAAGGCGTCGACCTACCGCGGTTTCGGGGACGGCTCCGGGTCCGTGCCCGAGTCGTCCGGCGGCTGGTCCACGGTCGCGCCCTCGGACCTCGCGTTCGAGGGGCTCGCCGCGCCGCGCGAGCTCACCGCCGACGAGGTCGCCGCCGTGCCCGGGCAGTTCGCCGCAGCCACCCGCCGGGCCCTGGCCGCCGGGTTCGACGTGGTGGAGGTGCACGCCGCGCACGGCTACCTGCTCCACCAGTTCCTCTCGCCGCTGTCCAACCAGCGCACCGACGTGTGGGGGGGCGACCTCGCGGGGCGCGCCCGGCTGCTGCTCGCCACGGTCGACGCGGTCCGGGCGGAGCTGCCCGACGACAGCCCGCTCCTGGTGCGCGTCTCCGCCACCGACTGGACCGAGGGCGGCCTCACGGTCGACGACACGGCCCAGGTGGCGGTCTGGCTGCGCGAGCACGGGGTCGACCTCGTGGACGTCTCCACCGGCGGCAACGTCCTGGCCCGCATCCCCGTGGGCCCCGGGTACCAGGTGCCCGCCGCGCGGCAGATCCGCGAGACCGCCGGGATCGCCACGTCGGCCGTCGGCCTGCTCACCACCCCCGAGATCGCGGAGCAGGTGCTCGCGGACGGCTCCGCGGACGCCGTGATGCTCGGGCGCCCGGCTCTGTTCGACCCGCACTGGCCGCTGCGCGCGGCGCAGGCCCTCGACGGCGACCGCCCGGTGCTGGAGCACGCGGGCGACCCGGCCGCGACGGTCGTGCCCGCGGGCGCCACGGGATGGCCCGTGCAGTACGCCCGCGGGTCGTGGGGCTGA
- a CDS encoding alpha/beta hydrolase produces MTALDTVLAWRPDAVAGLADHLAGCRRLLVTLDDDLDAAAPPATWAGPSRDAALRAHDALRRRLATTVAEIALVAVSADDAAASLTTARAELDATLAWARAHGYHVDHGTGRATDARCVADDDEARDRALTARELTDRVQQALRTAQHADTLLADALRRAADTDDPLPAAGLAAAGHAGAARGRHRLLRPPGGTPADAAAWWRSLTPEHQARVLARHPEWVGNLDGIPFAVRDQANRVLLDRYRDELTAQREALLADADSWDADTAGILIVLDEKLAGLEAIERALATSGDRRLLLLDTTGDHQLKAAVGVGDVDSAAHVGVFVPGFTTTVSGNLEDHVVSMEDLASRARAESRAHGDQGGVATVAWLGYEAPQWSDVTDPTGRFVTSDTLARQGGEDLARFLQGVDAARDFEHPRLTALGHSYGSTTTGFAMREETGLDAAVVFGSPGLATSSAESLDVPAGSLYRVEARLDPVADAGHFGVDPSHLRGVTGLSSRAGEVGGVPYEASTGHSDYLRDNTMSQHNIASVVVGLTDRAVLHSGVGAGDFVSHLRAVTS; encoded by the coding sequence GTGACCGCACTCGACACCGTGCTCGCCTGGCGGCCGGACGCCGTCGCCGGCCTCGCCGACCACCTCGCCGGGTGCCGCCGCCTGCTCGTCACCCTCGACGACGACCTCGACGCGGCCGCACCGCCCGCGACCTGGGCCGGCCCGTCCCGTGACGCCGCGCTCCGCGCCCACGACGCCCTGCGCCGGCGCCTCGCGACGACCGTCGCCGAGATCGCCCTCGTCGCCGTCTCGGCCGACGACGCCGCCGCGTCGCTGACCACCGCCCGCGCGGAGCTCGACGCCACACTCGCCTGGGCCCGCGCCCACGGCTACCACGTCGACCACGGCACCGGCCGTGCCACCGACGCCCGCTGCGTCGCCGACGACGACGAGGCCCGGGACCGAGCCCTCACCGCGCGCGAGCTCACCGACCGCGTCCAGCAGGCGCTCCGCACCGCCCAGCACGCCGACACGCTGCTCGCCGACGCCCTGCGCCGGGCCGCCGACACCGACGACCCGCTCCCCGCCGCGGGCCTCGCAGCAGCCGGCCACGCCGGTGCGGCCCGGGGACGCCACCGCCTCCTGCGCCCACCGGGCGGGACCCCCGCCGACGCCGCCGCGTGGTGGCGGTCCCTCACACCCGAGCACCAGGCCCGCGTCCTCGCCCGGCACCCCGAGTGGGTCGGGAACCTCGACGGCATCCCGTTCGCCGTCCGGGACCAGGCGAACCGCGTCCTGCTCGACCGGTACCGCGACGAGCTGACCGCCCAGCGCGAGGCGCTGCTCGCGGACGCGGACTCCTGGGACGCGGACACCGCAGGGATCCTGATCGTGCTCGACGAGAAGCTGGCCGGCCTCGAGGCCATCGAACGGGCGCTCGCCACCAGCGGCGACCGGAGGCTCCTGCTGCTCGACACCACCGGTGATCATCAGCTCAAAGCCGCGGTCGGTGTCGGCGATGTCGACTCCGCGGCGCACGTCGGGGTGTTCGTCCCGGGCTTCACCACAACAGTGAGCGGCAACCTCGAGGACCACGTCGTGAGCATGGAGGACCTGGCCTCGCGTGCGCGTGCGGAGTCACGAGCGCACGGAGACCAAGGCGGGGTCGCCACCGTGGCCTGGCTCGGCTACGAGGCACCGCAGTGGTCCGACGTGACGGATCCGACGGGCCGCTTCGTCACCAGCGACACCCTGGCGCGGCAGGGGGGCGAGGATCTCGCGCGGTTCCTGCAAGGAGTGGACGCCGCCCGCGACTTCGAGCACCCGAGGCTGACGGCCCTCGGACACTCCTACGGGTCGACGACGACGGGGTTCGCCATGCGAGAGGAGACCGGGCTGGACGCTGCCGTGGTGTTCGGCTCCCCGGGCTTGGCCACCAGCTCCGCCGAGAGTCTCGACGTGCCTGCCGGCTCGCTGTACCGCGTCGAAGCACGGCTCGATCCGGTTGCCGACGCGGGCCACTTCGGGGTCGATCCCTCTCACCTCCGCGGCGTCACCGGACTCTCGTCCCGAGCAGGCGAGGTCGGAGGCGTTCCGTACGAGGCGTCGACTGGCCACTCCGACTACCTGCGAGACAACACGATGAGCCAGCACAACATCGCGTCGGTGGTCGTCGGACTGACGGACCGCGCGGTTCTCCACTCCGGCGTGGGCGCCGGCGATTTCGTCAGCCACCTCCGGGCAGTGACCTCGTGA
- a CDS encoding glycosyltransferase, with protein MTDTVLTPASDSPPRRVDRRLVIVVRADPVICGHSGEARNLAEAALDRGFDEVRIVTWPIDRLQAAGLPLKPLDRVLPYREGVVVERPDPVGDYKVPDGRWVAGLIGRLVELFTDGVPTVALSLYLSPHATAVADAVHVARRTGLPVRVTTVAEAVGSDVTNVVRACVEADRFGAAAHVLSAYLEHDVCLAVSEYTRELIVAEAQAVDAKHGTTFAQQCRERVRISYPAVDVARYLARDDAETDAVLAGRGLDRGGYVLYLSRLAAAKGVDDLIDGYAASSAPGTHRLVVAGNGPDAGRLRAHAAASPVADRILFLDDVSDDEKPHLMAGSAAYVLPSKPRPEFVETFGIALVEKMLSGGGPVITTDTGGIPEAVGDTATIVPVEDPAAIAAAIDEALALGPVEREQRADAARELALQFDRAVVLDKILEAVAEVAPATAP; from the coding sequence GTGACCGACACCGTCCTGACCCCCGCGTCCGACTCCCCGCCACGCCGCGTGGACCGCCGCCTGGTGATAGTCGTGCGCGCCGACCCGGTGATCTGCGGGCACTCCGGGGAGGCCCGCAACCTCGCGGAGGCCGCGCTCGACCGCGGGTTCGACGAGGTCCGCATCGTCACGTGGCCGATCGACCGGCTGCAGGCCGCCGGGCTGCCCCTCAAGCCGCTGGACCGGGTGCTGCCGTACCGGGAGGGCGTGGTCGTCGAGCGACCCGACCCCGTCGGCGACTACAAGGTGCCGGACGGCCGCTGGGTCGCGGGCCTGATCGGCCGGCTGGTCGAGCTGTTCACCGACGGGGTGCCGACCGTCGCGCTCTCCCTGTACCTGAGCCCGCACGCGACGGCCGTCGCGGACGCGGTGCACGTCGCCCGCCGCACCGGGCTGCCGGTGCGGGTGACGACGGTCGCCGAGGCGGTCGGGTCCGACGTGACGAATGTGGTGCGGGCGTGCGTCGAGGCCGACCGGTTCGGCGCGGCGGCGCACGTCCTGTCGGCCTACCTGGAGCACGACGTCTGCCTGGCCGTGTCGGAGTACACCCGCGAGCTCATCGTCGCGGAGGCTCAGGCGGTGGACGCGAAGCACGGCACCACGTTCGCCCAGCAGTGCCGCGAGCGGGTGCGCATCTCCTACCCCGCGGTGGACGTCGCGCGGTACCTCGCCCGCGACGACGCCGAGACGGACGCGGTGCTCGCCGGCCGGGGCCTCGACCGCGGCGGGTACGTGCTGTACCTGTCCCGGCTGGCGGCGGCGAAGGGCGTCGACGACCTCATCGACGGCTACGCGGCGAGCAGCGCGCCCGGCACGCACCGGCTGGTGGTCGCCGGCAACGGCCCCGACGCGGGCCGCCTGCGCGCGCACGCGGCGGCGTCGCCCGTCGCGGACCGCATCCTGTTCCTCGACGACGTGTCGGACGACGAGAAGCCGCACCTCATGGCCGGCTCCGCCGCCTACGTGCTGCCCAGCAAGCCGCGGCCGGAGTTCGTCGAGACGTTCGGCATCGCCCTGGTCGAGAAGATGCTGTCCGGCGGCGGTCCCGTCATCACCACGGACACCGGCGGGATCCCCGAGGCGGTCGGCGACACGGCGACGATCGTGCCGGTCGAGGACCCCGCGGCGATCGCTGCGGCGATCGACGAGGCGCTCGCCCTCGGTCCCGTGGAGCGGGAGCAGCGCGCCGACGC
- a CDS encoding LppA family lipoprotein, with protein MTRGGRLPVARRRSLPWGFIALLSAASLLASCEPSISTEELHERMIARPTMEQMLDHYEPMLREMVATLDNEIGGLDWYAAPDILPMGWANCSTQGAITEAQEFHPVGLTADGTYDRSDWGAVVAIIREVGGRYGFESQGYLVDRPTDMTFIGRDRYGASYSFDMGRHSVLVLRTGCHLWENKPGLDYTRRSPLDGPAPTPAPGTSTSPPA; from the coding sequence GTGACGCGCGGGGGACGACTACCGGTCGCGAGGAGACGATCCCTCCCGTGGGGGTTCATCGCCCTGCTGAGCGCCGCCTCGCTCCTCGCGTCCTGTGAACCATCGATCTCGACCGAGGAGCTGCACGAACGGATGATCGCCCGCCCCACGATGGAGCAGATGCTCGACCACTACGAGCCCATGCTCCGCGAGATGGTCGCCACCCTGGACAACGAGATCGGCGGCCTGGACTGGTACGCCGCTCCCGACATCCTCCCGATGGGCTGGGCGAACTGCAGCACGCAGGGGGCGATCACCGAAGCCCAGGAGTTCCACCCGGTCGGTCTCACCGCCGACGGCACGTACGACCGGTCGGACTGGGGGGCCGTGGTGGCGATCATCCGGGAAGTCGGCGGACGCTACGGCTTCGAGTCCCAGGGGTACCTCGTCGACCGCCCCACGGACATGACGTTCATCGGGAGGGACCGGTACGGCGCAAGCTACTCGTTCGACATGGGGCGCCACTCGGTCCTCGTGCTACGCACAGGCTGCCACCTGTGGGAGAACAAGCCCGGACTCGACTACACCCGCCGCTCCCCGCTCGATGGTCCGGCACCGACCCCTGCCCCCGGCACATCGACGAGCCCGCCGGCATGA
- a CDS encoding glycoside hydrolase domain-containing protein, giving the protein MFEHVDPFIGTEATALPPQTGLAATWWWPKPQVGNTHPGATYPLGMVSACAYSGAYPTGYGRYDLSTEGLPPELHAGTRASGFTHFQQSGTGAIRKYYNYVRVTPMLLPLDDLGLLYDVVEEEAEPGWYAATLDSGIRCEVTVGPKSAVHRYTFPAHRDARLVIDLSLGGLDIPYGRTVPLRAHLQALAPGVAQGEITVEGAPLAVHVECDAPASAQWRQLLWYDRRLMPGGTRLDFDRIRPTTLRPFGLMWAGRAEPGQVVELRFGFSLRGVDQARENLERECGPGPGSFATRRARTAQDWREHLGRVQVDTPDPGKHTVMATALYHSLVKPCLAPDESPFWPTDTPFAFDIATMWDIYRTQLPLLTALVPERAVELATAILHIAEEEGNFPIGYRMARGADRFSRQGSALAHTFFADLCALGMPLDWDWALVHLHNDLRRTYGEEFLLHGRAHPISHTLDLAFGYFCTAVIAQQVGDRTLVAQFAPLADRWRNAFDPGTGLLRDSTFYEGGRWNYSFRLLHDMASRIGLAGGDAAFVALLDRFFGYGAAPVTQPGLAPDADEMLAGYALHRFEGLNNEPDMEAPWAYQYAGRPDRTAEVVHAVTQQQFGTGRGGLPGNDDSGGLSSWYVWASLGLFPVAGQNLFLVNAPAWREARVDVGGRPFTIDTRGFVEPEPGGPAQYVQRVLLDGAELDRTWLTGTELHAGGHLRVDLGPEPGPWTAATRPPSHPGRPTGSPA; this is encoded by the coding sequence GTGTTCGAGCACGTCGACCCGTTCATCGGCACGGAGGCCACGGCGCTGCCGCCGCAGACCGGCCTGGCGGCGACCTGGTGGTGGCCGAAGCCGCAGGTCGGGAACACGCACCCGGGGGCCACGTATCCGCTGGGGATGGTGAGCGCGTGCGCGTACTCCGGCGCGTACCCGACGGGGTACGGGCGGTACGACCTGTCGACGGAGGGGCTGCCGCCGGAGCTGCACGCGGGGACGCGGGCCTCGGGGTTCACGCACTTCCAGCAGTCCGGCACGGGGGCGATCCGCAAGTACTACAACTACGTGCGGGTCACGCCGATGCTGCTGCCGCTGGACGACCTGGGGCTGCTGTACGACGTCGTCGAGGAGGAGGCGGAGCCCGGCTGGTACGCCGCGACCCTCGACTCGGGCATCCGGTGCGAGGTGACCGTGGGCCCGAAGTCCGCGGTGCACCGGTACACGTTCCCGGCGCACCGGGACGCGCGGCTGGTCATCGACCTGAGCCTCGGCGGGCTGGACATCCCGTACGGCCGGACCGTGCCGCTGCGCGCGCACCTGCAGGCCCTCGCCCCGGGCGTGGCGCAGGGCGAGATCACCGTCGAGGGCGCGCCGCTGGCCGTGCACGTGGAGTGCGACGCGCCGGCGTCGGCGCAGTGGCGGCAGCTGCTCTGGTACGACCGGCGCCTCATGCCGGGCGGCACACGGCTGGACTTCGACCGGATCCGCCCGACGACGCTGCGCCCGTTCGGGTTGATGTGGGCGGGTCGCGCGGAGCCGGGCCAGGTGGTGGAGCTGCGGTTCGGGTTCTCGCTGCGGGGCGTCGACCAGGCGCGCGAGAACCTCGAGCGGGAGTGCGGCCCGGGGCCGGGGTCGTTCGCCACGCGGCGCGCCCGGACGGCCCAGGACTGGCGGGAGCACCTCGGCAGGGTGCAGGTCGACACGCCGGACCCGGGCAAGCACACGGTGATGGCCACGGCGCTCTACCACTCGCTGGTGAAGCCGTGCCTGGCCCCGGACGAGAGCCCGTTCTGGCCGACGGACACACCGTTCGCGTTCGACATCGCGACGATGTGGGACATCTACCGCACGCAGCTCCCGCTGCTCACGGCCCTCGTGCCGGAGAGGGCCGTCGAGCTGGCGACCGCGATCCTCCACATCGCCGAGGAGGAGGGCAACTTCCCGATCGGCTACCGCATGGCGCGCGGCGCGGACCGGTTCTCCCGACAGGGCAGCGCGCTGGCGCACACGTTCTTCGCCGACCTGTGCGCCCTCGGCATGCCTCTGGACTGGGACTGGGCGCTGGTTCACCTGCACAACGACCTGCGGCGCACGTACGGCGAGGAGTTCCTGCTGCACGGCCGCGCGCACCCGATCAGCCACACCCTCGACCTGGCGTTCGGCTACTTCTGCACGGCGGTGATCGCGCAGCAGGTCGGCGACCGGACGCTCGTGGCGCAGTTCGCCCCGCTCGCGGACCGGTGGCGCAACGCCTTCGACCCGGGCACGGGCCTGCTGCGGGACTCGACGTTCTACGAGGGCGGCCGGTGGAACTACTCGTTCCGGCTGCTGCACGACATGGCGTCGCGCATCGGGCTGGCGGGCGGGGACGCGGCGTTCGTGGCGCTGCTGGACCGGTTCTTCGGCTACGGCGCCGCCCCCGTGACGCAGCCCGGCCTCGCGCCGGACGCTGACGAGATGCTCGCCGGGTACGCGCTGCACCGGTTCGAGGGCCTGAACAACGAGCCGGACATGGAGGCGCCCTGGGCGTACCAGTACGCCGGCCGCCCGGACCGCACCGCCGAGGTGGTGCACGCCGTGACCCAGCAGCAGTTCGGCACGGGACGCGGCGGGCTGCCGGGCAACGACGACTCCGGCGGGCTGTCGTCCTGGTACGTGTGGGCGAGCCTCGGCCTGTTCCCGGTCGCCGGGCAGAACCTGTTCCTCGTCAACGCCCCCGCCTGGCGGGAGGCCCGGGTCGACGTCGGCGGGCGGCCGTTCACGATCGACACCCGCGGGTTCGTCGAGCCGGAGCCCGGCGGCCCCGCGCAGTATGTGCAGCGCGTCCTGCTGGACGGCGCGGAGCTGGACCGGACGTGGCTGACCGGCACCGAGCTGCACGCCGGCGGCCACCTGCGGGTGGACCTCGGGCCGGAACCCGGGCCCTGGACGGCGGCGACCCGGCCGCCGTCGCACCCCGGCAGACCCACCGGCTCCCCCGCCTGA